TAGCAATGGCCGAATTCCCTAAAAATCAATTCACCGGAATCACCAGACACCACCGGTTTCAAGCCCGGCTTGAACGGAATATCGCTCGGCAATCCGAGTTTCAAGCCCCCTAATACAATGTGGGTAGGGTTGTTACGACTGAGTAAGCGCAAACTAAGCGCAACAAGATTCAACCATGAAATCCAATCGACGAAGCGTTCTGATCGGACTCGGTGCACTGACAGTCGGCGGCGGCGCAGTATTCGGTACGGGCGCGTTCAGTAGTGTTGAAGCGAATCGTACTGTTGAGGTGGCCGTAGCAGACGACTCCAGCGCCCTTGTAGGTCTACAAGCCAATGATTCAGATTATGTAACTGAAGAAGATGGTCTTCTAGTGATTGACCTGAGCGATCAGAATCTGGGTGACGCCTCGGGCGTTAATCGAAACGCAACTATCTCGATTGATAATGCGTTTACAATAGTTAATAACTCAGATTCAGATATCGATATTACGTTTGATATTGATGATCCAAGTCCGATTAATATCGAATTCGAGCCAGTTTCTCCAGATGGTATAACTGACGAAGAAGACATCAGTATAGATATAATAACAGATGGTGCTACTGACGGTGATAATTTCAGTGGAGAAGTTACCATCACGGCTACACCATCTCCTGAGTAGTACTTCTTACAATTTAATTTTCTAAATGCGGTATGTTATAAGATGAACCTCTTCTTCAGTGCCTCGATCCGCGGCGGCCGCTCCGACATTGACATCTACGCTGACCTGGTCGACCACCTCAACACCCACGGCGACGTCCTCACTGAGCACATAGCCGAAGAGAACGTCGAAGCCAACGAACAGGCGCAGGGACTCACGGACGCCGACATCTACGAGCAAGATGTCGAATGGCTCAATGAGGCTGACGCCGTTTTCGCAGAGGTTACTACCCCGAGTCTGGGCGTGGGCTACGAACTCGGGCGGGCCGTCGCCTGGGACAAACCGATACTCGCGCTGTACGGGCCCGACGCCGACCACGAGCTGTCGGCGATGGTCCGCGGGAATCCCGATGTCGACGTGATCGAGTACGAAACGCTCGACGACGCCAAGCCGGCGATCGACGCGTTCCTGACCGAGCACGTCTGAGCTGCCGAAGACTCGCCCGCAGATTTCTGCCGCCCGATCCTTCCACGTATAGCACTCGCCTACACAGGAACACGGGTGGGACTGAAAGGGGCTGGCCGGGTCCGGGACGACGGGCGACCCAAGCACCGAACGAAGTGAGGCGCGCAGCGAGCCCCTCGACCGGAGCCGGCCAGGGGCTTTCGGGCTGTTAGTACCGTTAGAACCAGAGCCAACCACGTAAACAAATCGTTCTGTGACCCGAAACAACTAACAACCATCCTTACATCTCCTGCAATAACCGTATGTCTGCCGACGAGATGCCCGACCGGGGCGAGATCTTCGATCTCCTGAGCAACCATCGCCGCCGGTACACCATCCACTTCTGCAAACAGCAAGGCGAGACGGTAACGGTCTCGGATCTCGCCGAGCAGGTCGCCGCCTGGGAGCTCGACAAGGAGATAAACGAACTGGACTCCAAGGAACGAAAGCGCGTCTACACGTCGCTCCAGCAGACGCACCTGCCGACGCTCGACGACGCCGGGATGGTCGTCTA
Above is a genomic segment from Natranaeroarchaeum aerophilus containing:
- a CDS encoding nucleoside 2-deoxyribosyltransferase — its product is MNLFFSASIRGGRSDIDIYADLVDHLNTHGDVLTEHIAEENVEANEQAQGLTDADIYEQDVEWLNEADAVFAEVTTPSLGVGYELGRAVAWDKPILALYGPDADHELSAMVRGNPDVDVIEYETLDDAKPAIDAFLTEHV